In Leptospira harrisiae, a genomic segment contains:
- a CDS encoding TolC family protein: protein MIRIIFLFFFSISPVIQLWSETVDFYDLPKLVGEKSYELKLKEMEIERKKVDIDSKNLRYLPAVNLEHSPFFEALRGDGYNRKGWSTSLNLNWNFQDQGNTVLTNMILELEYERLLLEYRALYQKELFDQAFQYAETLKLLAFYNYDFSNESDADKQFQTVQKLYKQGIESYLVTQNSKVDYFFYKYNAIKSRLDQQKSQSIFRRKFLLKDVSLKQIPEREYKILPLETTLSEYEKNLTELNFDIILTINQVKILEVQKLVRFNELWVPDFFVNVYNQSSRESFSGLSGTWANSMEVYDYSRNDFSRYARSSDADFNVGGNFGFKFPLFNRWLSKNEYDKSKVEIKLAKSHSQFLKENTGLYLFELIQQHNNLVELYDISRESKRIAEENYQIMEKAYKTGSASIIELQTVDRRLRDVMRNEIQNRYDLIQLRLQIGLLLGDTMKFLNF from the coding sequence TTGATTCGAATTATCTTTCTATTTTTTTTCTCCATTAGCCCGGTGATTCAGTTATGGTCGGAGACTGTGGATTTTTATGACTTACCAAAGTTAGTTGGTGAAAAGTCATATGAATTAAAATTGAAGGAAATGGAGATTGAACGAAAAAAAGTTGATATTGATTCAAAAAATTTACGTTATTTACCTGCAGTCAATTTAGAACATTCCCCTTTTTTCGAAGCTTTAAGAGGAGACGGATACAACAGAAAAGGTTGGAGCACATCGTTAAATCTAAATTGGAATTTTCAAGACCAAGGAAATACGGTTCTAACCAACATGATTTTGGAATTGGAATACGAACGTTTGTTGTTAGAATATCGTGCGTTATACCAAAAAGAATTATTTGACCAAGCTTTTCAATATGCAGAAACTTTAAAACTTTTGGCTTTTTATAATTACGATTTTTCCAACGAATCAGATGCGGATAAACAATTTCAAACTGTTCAGAAACTTTATAAACAAGGAATTGAATCTTACTTAGTCACACAGAACTCTAAGGTAGATTATTTCTTTTACAAATACAATGCCATTAAATCAAGGTTAGACCAACAAAAAAGTCAGTCCATATTTAGAAGAAAGTTTTTACTAAAAGACGTTTCGTTAAAACAGATTCCTGAACGAGAATATAAGATTCTACCTTTAGAAACAACTCTTTCAGAATATGAAAAGAATCTAACAGAATTGAATTTTGATATTATTTTGACCATCAACCAGGTAAAAATTTTAGAAGTTCAAAAGTTGGTTCGGTTTAATGAGCTTTGGGTGCCTGATTTTTTTGTAAATGTTTACAACCAATCAAGTCGTGAATCATTTTCTGGATTAAGTGGGACTTGGGCAAACTCTATGGAGGTTTATGATTATAGTCGCAATGATTTTAGTCGGTATGCAAGGTCATCCGATGCCGATTTTAATGTAGGTGGAAATTTTGGATTTAAATTCCCTTTATTCAATCGATGGTTATCAAAAAACGAATATGATAAATCTAAAGTTGAAATTAAGTTAGCAAAGTCTCACTCTCAATTTTTAAAAGAAAATACAGGATTGTATTTATTTGAATTAATCCAGCAACATAACAACTTAGTTGAATTGTATGATATTTCCCGGGAAAGTAAACGGATTGCCGAAGAAAATTATCAAATTATGGAAAAAGCATACAAAACTGGTTCTGCGTCTATTATTGAGTTACAAACGGTTGATAGGCGACTGCGCGATGTAATGCGAAATGAAATCCAAAACCGATATGATTTAATCCAACTCAGGTTACAAATTGGTCTGCTTTTGGGTGATACAATGAAATTTTTGAATTTTTAA
- a CDS encoding LBF_2127 family putative lipoprotein: MKPIANVLFFFLFIHCSVDLRQVPPPSPNGNINRTQTNLPLVIGKFEILSADRGVYTDAWRMAFKGHLSSSGIFQNVVTELDPKTMSEYYTIDIEMKTNFQDKYNWWYTWPALWPFTGIWPIQYREAEYTVDFKYKLYKNKSIVKEETVSKNGKSSEFLYGLYKVRNFHRMIEETNLEAVRTCIQNLSESL, encoded by the coding sequence ATGAAACCCATAGCTAATGTTCTTTTTTTCTTTTTATTCATTCATTGTTCTGTCGACTTACGCCAGGTACCTCCCCCTTCTCCGAATGGAAATATAAATCGAACACAAACTAACTTACCTTTAGTGATTGGAAAATTTGAAATTTTATCGGCAGATCGTGGTGTCTATACAGATGCATGGAGAATGGCTTTTAAAGGTCACCTAAGCTCATCTGGAATTTTTCAAAATGTAGTTACGGAACTCGATCCAAAAACCATGTCAGAATATTATACGATCGATATAGAAATGAAAACAAATTTCCAAGACAAATACAATTGGTGGTATACTTGGCCAGCATTGTGGCCCTTTACCGGAATCTGGCCAATTCAGTATAGAGAAGCAGAATATACAGTTGATTTTAAATATAAGTTATACAAAAACAAATCAATAGTTAAAGAAGAAACAGTTTCCAAAAATGGAAAATCTTCTGAATTTTTATATGGACTCTATAAAGTAAGAAACTTCCATCGCATGATTGAAGAAACAAACTTAGAAGCTGTTAGAACATGTATCCAAAATTTATCCGAATCATTATAG
- a CDS encoding DUF2079 domain-containing protein — protein sequence MKSVRYHLPSLILWSVVFYFLSERSIFRYQHMGAGVDIGLFENLLFNLVHLGKAITSLGVDGNVHHYFADHINWYIYPLSLLYYFFPYVESLLIFQALVLSIPILVVPFYKNEPSYQWVYPLVYSLFLPIYWIQIFDFHPEVLWIPLFFLFYYCWKQKSKFWILFFILSLLVKEECALVWIVFAFVKYSSNQKESIFIGTFSLLYFIFSIILLSKMQNATATHPMPTHLERYQNPIGALQNLHLFPYLFLFLNLPFLFLQFRNKLLFCLLPYFFYSLFSSFEVNKTPFTHHSFIAIPIIVLSFIESIENNHLKFKQYFGYISLVSSIILFLFFGPFSKSYSYRKEFMNPGNSKADYQTMRSLLKEKSIVSNVPQYFSNRTTVTLFLPNQIPSAEYLVFYQFPTQPKIFAIPSGYEWKETIKNHIQIFKRKEN from the coding sequence ATGAAATCAGTTCGTTACCACCTGCCTTCCTTAATTTTATGGTCGGTGGTTTTTTATTTTCTTTCGGAAAGATCTATTTTTCGTTACCAACATATGGGTGCGGGAGTAGACATCGGCCTATTTGAAAATTTATTATTTAATTTAGTTCATTTGGGAAAGGCAATCACTTCTCTTGGTGTTGATGGTAACGTTCACCATTATTTTGCCGATCATATCAATTGGTATATTTACCCCTTATCTCTGTTATACTATTTTTTTCCCTATGTTGAAAGTTTACTCATATTCCAAGCACTTGTATTGAGTATCCCAATTTTAGTAGTTCCATTTTATAAAAATGAACCTTCCTACCAATGGGTTTATCCCTTGGTTTATTCCTTATTTCTTCCAATTTATTGGATTCAAATTTTTGACTTCCATCCTGAAGTATTATGGATTCCACTTTTTTTCTTATTTTACTATTGTTGGAAACAAAAATCAAAATTTTGGATTCTATTTTTTATTTTGAGCCTACTCGTAAAAGAAGAATGTGCCTTAGTTTGGATTGTGTTTGCATTCGTAAAATACAGCTCAAATCAAAAAGAAAGTATATTTATAGGTACTTTTTCGTTACTTTATTTTATTTTTTCGATCATTCTCTTAAGTAAAATGCAAAATGCAACAGCGACTCATCCTATGCCAACACATTTGGAACGTTATCAAAATCCAATTGGTGCATTACAAAATCTACATTTGTTCCCTTATCTATTTTTATTCTTAAACCTGCCGTTTCTATTCTTACAGTTCAGAAATAAACTTTTGTTTTGTTTATTACCATATTTTTTTTATTCTCTCTTTTCCTCTTTTGAAGTAAACAAAACTCCATTCACCCACCATAGTTTCATTGCAATTCCCATCATTGTGCTGAGTTTTATAGAAAGTATTGAAAACAATCATTTAAAATTCAAACAATACTTTGGTTATATTTCCTTAGTTAGTTCTATTATCTTATTTTTATTTTTTGGACCTTTCTCAAAATCTTATTCATATAGAAAGGAATTTATGAACCCAGGAAATTCCAAAGCAGATTACCAAACCATGCGAAGTTTATTAAAAGAAAAGTCCATTGTTTCTAATGTTCCACAATACTTTTCTAACCGAACTACTGTTACTTTGTTTTTACCGAACCAAATTCCTTCAGCAGAATATCTTGTTTTCTATCAATTTCCCACACAACCGAAAATCTTTGCAATACCCAGCGGATACGAATGGAAAGAGACGATTAAAAACCATATACAAATTTTTAAACGTAAAGAAAATTGA
- a CDS encoding NAD(P)/FAD-dependent oxidoreductase, which translates to MKLELNVRVTPEIASNPDHLLQFISKQNKIPKADIKHIECTSRSIDARQKNVVFQLRLDVYIKEDFIPLEYPIPHFPNVSLEEPVIIIGAGPAGLFAALRVLELGKKPIILERGKNVKERVEDLRGINVHHIVNEDSNYCFGEGGAGTYSDGKLYTRSKKRGNIRKVLEFLVTFGATKQILVDAHPHIGTNKLPRIIQNIRECILSAGGEIHFKTRITDLILSGNSITGVKSASGDKWMAKNVIIATGHSGREMFQLLYEKGIQIQTKPLAIGVRVEHPQSLIDSIQYHCDVKNPLLPASEYSLVKQINGRGVYSFCMCPGGVIAPCATKPGEVVTNGWSSAERSRPTANSGIVVELRFDDFKLFESYGVFSALQYQSSIEQRAFVMNGGTQKAPAQRMVDFTQNKISSELPKTSYTPGLVSVSLSELLPPLIADSLKKGFQEFESSMKGYFTNEAIIHAPETRTSSPIQIPRNPETLEHIQIKGLFPCGEGAGYAGGIVSAAIDGMKCAEAALTGSFTK; encoded by the coding sequence TTGAAACTAGAACTAAACGTAAGAGTCACTCCGGAGATTGCATCAAATCCAGATCATTTGTTGCAGTTTATATCCAAACAAAACAAAATTCCAAAAGCCGATATCAAACATATTGAATGTACTTCTCGGTCTATTGATGCCAGACAAAAAAATGTAGTTTTTCAACTAAGATTGGATGTTTATATAAAGGAAGACTTTATTCCCCTAGAATATCCTATTCCACATTTTCCAAATGTAAGTTTAGAAGAACCAGTAATTATCATTGGCGCGGGGCCTGCCGGACTCTTTGCCGCCTTACGAGTCCTAGAGTTAGGAAAAAAACCGATCATCTTAGAGCGTGGGAAAAATGTCAAAGAACGAGTGGAAGACTTGCGAGGGATCAATGTACATCACATCGTCAATGAAGATTCCAATTATTGTTTTGGGGAAGGAGGAGCAGGAACATATTCGGATGGAAAACTTTATACCAGATCCAAAAAAAGAGGAAATATCCGGAAGGTTCTAGAATTTCTGGTTACTTTTGGTGCCACAAAACAAATATTAGTTGACGCACATCCTCATATTGGAACTAACAAACTCCCACGTATTATTCAAAATATCAGAGAATGTATTCTTTCCGCAGGAGGCGAAATTCATTTCAAAACTAGGATCACAGATTTGATTCTCTCTGGAAATTCCATAACAGGTGTGAAATCCGCATCTGGCGATAAGTGGATGGCAAAAAACGTAATCATTGCCACTGGTCATTCTGGTAGAGAGATGTTCCAACTTCTTTATGAAAAAGGAATTCAAATCCAAACCAAACCTCTTGCCATTGGTGTGCGAGTAGAACATCCCCAAAGTTTAATTGATTCCATCCAATACCATTGTGATGTCAAAAATCCTCTTTTACCTGCTTCAGAATATTCTCTTGTCAAACAAATCAATGGCAGAGGCGTTTATAGTTTTTGTATGTGTCCAGGTGGCGTAATTGCTCCTTGTGCCACAAAACCGGGAGAAGTTGTTACCAACGGTTGGTCAAGTGCTGAACGTTCTCGTCCCACTGCAAATTCTGGAATTGTCGTAGAACTTCGATTTGATGATTTTAAACTATTTGAATCCTATGGAGTTTTTTCTGCTCTGCAGTACCAATCTTCAATTGAACAAAGAGCTTTTGTTATGAATGGCGGAACACAAAAAGCCCCTGCGCAACGAATGGTTGATTTTACACAAAACAAAATATCAAGTGAACTTCCCAAAACATCCTATACACCAGGACTTGTTTCTGTATCCTTATCAGAGTTACTTCCTCCGCTCATAGCCGATTCCTTAAAAAAGGGATTTCAAGAATTTGAATCATCAATGAAAGGATACTTCACTAATGAAGCTATCATCCATGCGCCAGAAACACGTACATCTTCCCCCATTCAAATTCCCAGAAATCCAGAAACATTAGAACACATTCAAATCAAAGGATTGTTTCCTTGCGGAGAAGGTGCTGGGTATGCAGGAGGAATTGTTTCAGCTGCCATCGATGGAATGAAATGTGCAGAAGCTGCTCTCACTGGAAGTTTTACAAAATAA
- a CDS encoding FMN-binding negative transcriptional regulator — MYIPEHFLMETEFIYKSIEENPFSILVSESKNGLEATHLPLLLSEDKQSLVGHFAKPNPQKESFGKEVLCIFSGPHCYISPTWYETERAVPTWNFTAVHVKGILNIVEDQKKIHESLESLVKRFESKDSKYQINSVDNNYIEGLKKGIVPFEIKITHIEGKQKLSQNHSVERRNLVIANLDLLPGENEKAIASLMRKNLIQ, encoded by the coding sequence ATGTACATTCCAGAACATTTTTTAATGGAAACCGAATTTATTTACAAATCCATCGAAGAAAATCCTTTTTCGATCTTAGTATCAGAATCGAAAAATGGACTGGAAGCGACACATTTACCTCTTCTGCTTTCTGAGGACAAACAAAGTTTAGTTGGTCATTTCGCAAAACCAAACCCACAAAAAGAAAGTTTTGGAAAAGAAGTCCTTTGTATTTTTTCCGGTCCACACTGTTATATCTCTCCAACGTGGTACGAAACAGAAAGAGCAGTCCCTACTTGGAATTTCACGGCTGTCCATGTAAAGGGAATCCTAAATATCGTGGAAGATCAAAAAAAAATCCATGAGAGTTTGGAATCCTTAGTCAAACGCTTCGAATCCAAAGACTCTAAGTACCAAATCAATTCAGTTGATAACAATTATATCGAAGGATTAAAAAAAGGAATTGTTCCTTTTGAAATCAAAATCACTCACATTGAAGGCAAACAAAAACTCAGCCAAAACCATTCAGTAGAACGCCGGAATCTTGTGATTGCAAATCTAGATTTGCTGCCCGGCGAAAATGAAAAAGCGATTGCATCTTTAATGAGAAAAAACCTAATTCAATAA
- a CDS encoding GNAT family N-acetyltransferase, with translation MKIRQANYKDISKISPVFDEYRQFYGQSTNLTGATRFLQDRMEHAQSIIFLAEDLGSGEIAGFTQLYPVFSSISMQRSYILNDLFVKNKFRNQGIAKQLIAEAKSFTKSNSGKGLELSTSTHNKEARALYTKEGFEQETEFLTYFWKSI, from the coding sequence ATGAAAATTAGACAAGCTAACTATAAAGACATTTCCAAAATTTCTCCTGTATTCGATGAATATAGACAATTTTATGGACAATCCACTAACCTAACTGGTGCAACTCGTTTTCTGCAAGACAGAATGGAACATGCCCAATCCATAATTTTTCTAGCGGAAGATCTAGGAAGTGGAGAGATTGCTGGATTTACTCAACTGTATCCTGTTTTTTCTTCCATTTCCATGCAACGATCTTATATCTTAAATGATCTATTTGTAAAAAATAAATTCCGTAATCAAGGGATCGCCAAACAATTGATTGCAGAGGCAAAATCTTTTACCAAATCAAATTCTGGAAAAGGATTGGAACTATCCACTTCTACTCACAACAAAGAAGCCAGGGCTCTGTATACAAAGGAAGGCTTTGAACAAGAAACGGAATTTTTGACATATTTCTGGAAGTCTATTTAA
- a CDS encoding DinB family protein, with protein sequence MKDFFLRNNAYHIWATKLLYDSVDLLSDEDYKKDVGLFFKSIHGTLNHLLIVEKVWYSRLIGEIYIPTSLSEEIESDRQTLKSRMVERLELWNFWLTGLDNSIWETNFRYKTMRGFEAELIFCDVIQHNFNHRTHHRGQITSAITMLGGNSPEIDYVYYLQTKGK encoded by the coding sequence ATGAAAGATTTTTTCTTAAGAAACAATGCTTATCATATCTGGGCCACAAAACTTTTGTATGACTCCGTCGACCTCCTTTCGGATGAAGATTACAAAAAAGATGTAGGTTTGTTTTTTAAGTCCATCCATGGAACGTTAAACCATTTGCTAATTGTTGAAAAGGTATGGTATTCGCGTTTGATTGGCGAAATATATATTCCGACATCTTTAAGTGAAGAAATCGAAAGCGACCGTCAAACATTAAAAAGTCGAATGGTCGAACGTTTAGAATTATGGAATTTTTGGTTAACTGGGCTCGACAATTCTATTTGGGAAACAAACTTTCGATACAAAACCATGAGAGGATTTGAAGCTGAACTTATTTTTTGTGATGTGATCCAACACAATTTTAACCATAGAACGCACCACCGAGGACAAATTACCTCCGCCATTACAATGCTAGGTGGTAATTCCCCAGAAATAGATTATGTCTATTACCTCCAAACAAAAGGAAAATAA
- the chrA gene encoding chromate efflux transporter has product MKYFEVFFTALKLGCTSFGGPIAHLSYFHDEYVTKKKWISAHAYADLVALCQFLPGPASSQVGMAIGLSRAGLLGSILSWIGFTLPSAIILILLGLGISTLDVTKHAHWLHGLKVVAVAVVAQAILGMGKKLCPDKERITIAIVTSVILLFFSSAALQILILLVSGIFGIFFLKSSSDLPHESLHKGNKTIGYILLVLFFLLLFFLPFLREIVPNQTIKLFDSFYRAGALVFGGGHVVLPLLQAEVVPSGWVNNDLFLAGYGISNAIPGPLFAFSGYLGAVSNVEPNGWLGAIICLVAAFLPSFLLIVGVLPFWEKLRSNSNIRKSMLGINAAVVGILLTALYQPVWTNAIFSPKDFALVITGFLFLEFWKTPSWIVVLATVLISFFIY; this is encoded by the coding sequence ATGAAATATTTTGAAGTATTTTTTACTGCGCTCAAACTCGGCTGTACTTCGTTTGGTGGTCCTATTGCCCATTTGAGTTATTTTCATGATGAATATGTAACTAAAAAAAAATGGATTAGCGCTCATGCTTATGCCGATTTAGTGGCGCTTTGTCAATTTTTACCAGGGCCAGCAAGTAGCCAAGTGGGGATGGCGATTGGACTTTCAAGGGCAGGTCTTCTTGGTTCCATTCTTTCTTGGATTGGTTTTACTTTGCCATCGGCTATCATTCTAATTCTTTTGGGACTTGGGATATCTACTTTAGATGTTACTAAACACGCTCATTGGCTTCATGGATTAAAAGTCGTAGCGGTGGCAGTAGTTGCACAGGCCATCTTAGGTATGGGAAAAAAACTCTGCCCTGATAAAGAACGTATCACAATTGCCATAGTAACAAGCGTTATTTTACTTTTTTTTAGTTCTGCCGCTTTACAAATTTTAATATTACTTGTTTCTGGAATATTTGGAATTTTTTTCCTCAAATCATCTTCTGACCTCCCACATGAATCACTACATAAAGGAAATAAAACTATAGGTTATATTCTCTTAGTTTTATTTTTTCTATTATTATTCTTTCTTCCATTCCTTAGAGAAATAGTTCCAAATCAAACAATCAAATTGTTTGATAGTTTTTATCGAGCAGGTGCACTAGTGTTTGGTGGTGGGCATGTGGTACTTCCTCTTTTGCAAGCAGAAGTTGTTCCTTCTGGTTGGGTAAATAACGATCTTTTTTTAGCGGGTTATGGAATCTCAAATGCTATCCCCGGTCCATTGTTTGCCTTTAGTGGTTATTTGGGTGCAGTCTCAAACGTAGAACCTAACGGCTGGCTGGGAGCTATCATTTGTTTGGTGGCTGCTTTTTTACCTTCATTTCTTTTGATTGTGGGGGTTTTACCATTTTGGGAAAAACTCCGAAGTAATTCCAATATTCGTAAGTCCATGTTAGGAATCAATGCAGCTGTAGTAGGAATTTTACTCACAGCACTTTACCAACCTGTCTGGACAAATGCAATTTTTTCACCTAAAGATTTTGCCTTGGTTATCACTGGTTTTTTGTTTTTGGAATTTTGGAAAACACCTTCATGGATCGTGGTACTTGCTACAGTTTTAATTAGTTTTTTCATTTATTAG
- a CDS encoding phytanoyl-CoA dioxygenase family protein: MDSISKETKYQLETFGYHLFSNYIPLETVHLLKEILLRSNAEWSKELNHPKNINSAYLTSNKFTKNKEDRRILFEFIGSEALLEICDTVFDGSAYFLNTQIFFNPEDPNKLPYWHRDIQYLGISEEKQYDRIQKDFVWHFRIPLEKDPGIWLVPGSHKRWDTNEERKIRLELDGKKNHENLANQILIPHNPGDLLVFSAHLIHKGNYDSNRFSFDILYTNFPEKKETAELWEHFPDKDYKFQNQKMREIFHLI; the protein is encoded by the coding sequence ATGGATAGTATCTCAAAGGAAACAAAATACCAATTAGAAACTTTTGGTTACCATTTGTTTTCGAATTACATTCCCTTGGAAACTGTTCATTTATTGAAAGAGATCCTCCTTCGGTCCAATGCAGAATGGTCAAAGGAATTGAATCACCCTAAAAATATAAATAGTGCTTACCTAACTTCTAATAAATTCACAAAGAATAAAGAAGATCGAAGGATACTTTTTGAGTTTATTGGTTCGGAGGCTCTTCTCGAAATTTGTGATACCGTTTTTGATGGCTCCGCTTACTTTCTCAATACACAAATTTTTTTTAATCCAGAAGATCCAAACAAACTTCCTTATTGGCATAGGGATATACAATATTTGGGTATCTCGGAAGAGAAACAGTACGATCGAATTCAAAAGGATTTTGTTTGGCACTTTCGAATACCTTTAGAAAAAGATCCAGGCATTTGGTTGGTTCCGGGATCTCACAAACGTTGGGACACAAATGAAGAAAGAAAAATACGTTTGGAACTAGATGGAAAAAAAAATCACGAAAATCTAGCCAACCAAATCCTTATCCCACACAATCCAGGAGACTTACTTGTATTTTCTGCTCATCTCATCCACAAAGGAAACTACGATTCAAATCGTTTTTCCTTTGATATCTTATACACAAATTTTCCGGAAAAAAAAGAAACTGCCGAACTCTGGGAACATTTTCCAGACAAAGATTACAAATTCCAAAATCAAAAAATGCGAGAAATTTTTCATTTGATATAA
- a CDS encoding GNAT family N-acetyltransferase translates to MTNSNLTIRNASPKDVGTIVPLIYSSGPKAWTFVFDEGKKTSFDFLNSSYVKRGNTVSYTNHYVAEINGKVVGSILSYTQPSFLALTAGTALRILSIYKWNAPKVMARGLKTETIIQPPKSGCLYLGHIAVSETERNKGIAKQLIEYIIAKDTKFKKISLDVSAENKPAISLYQKLGFEIKETRHPLGWEGIIPSHHYMEKQI, encoded by the coding sequence ATGACAAATTCAAATCTAACCATTCGTAATGCCTCTCCAAAAGATGTTGGAACAATTGTTCCTCTCATCTATTCTTCTGGCCCCAAGGCGTGGACTTTTGTTTTTGACGAAGGAAAAAAAACGTCCTTTGATTTTTTAAACTCATCTTACGTGAAACGAGGAAACACAGTCTCGTATACCAATCATTATGTGGCTGAAATAAATGGAAAAGTGGTTGGTTCTATACTTTCCTATACCCAACCAAGTTTTTTGGCCTTAACGGCTGGAACGGCACTTCGTATCCTTTCAATTTACAAATGGAATGCACCCAAGGTCATGGCAAGAGGTCTCAAAACAGAAACGATCATCCAACCGCCGAAATCGGGATGTTTGTACTTAGGTCATATTGCTGTATCGGAGACGGAAAGAAACAAAGGAATCGCAAAACAGTTAATTGAATATATAATTGCAAAGGATACAAAATTTAAAAAAATTTCCTTAGATGTTTCTGCAGAAAACAAACCTGCTATTTCCCTTTATCAAAAATTAGGTTTTGAAATCAAAGAAACGAGGCATCCGTTAGGTTGGGAAGGGATCATTCCTTCACACCACTATATGGAAAAACAAATTTAA
- a CDS encoding copper chaperone PCu(A)C: MKLKNLLIIFLITTPLLAKEVKVENAYIKYTPSSTSVVYLTLNNGTNVEKKLIQAKSNIADRVELFTMLPSDSGMKMVPISEITIPKNGITHLTPRGFHIMLFGIKSPLKLKESIPFRFVFSDGSEVQTNVSVETSLPNKEQNNKSNSSSFKKEETGLTNSVSQNADETDMTNYDPNEQPNEDHSEHDHSNHEGHEHHNRADMLAPAGIMNPHIHEKGKWMIDYRYMGMKMWGLQSGTSGLSDLGTLYLPFTDPTVAMPTGSLITSSPIGTTIPVLSPNKYNYMSVPTDMVMEMNMVSAMTSISDKWMIMFMVPAVKNKMTMLSSNFDRAPMSSAGIGDVSFSTAYRLLKTEHQNFFTGMGISLPTGSIDERDNMPMMGKQKVPYNMQPGVGTYSLLPQLSYNGNYKRFSWGAQSQASLRIGKNDNNYRFGNRYEISGWLSFLVHETTSFSLRVAKQRWLNLQGMDATLDPKMDPQNDPYRQGGMRSDLLIGINFLVTSGIFQGARFGFEYGKPFHQNLNGPQLATRELINVFASFTF; encoded by the coding sequence ATGAAACTAAAAAACTTACTCATTATTTTTCTTATCACGACTCCTCTACTTGCAAAGGAGGTTAAAGTTGAAAATGCATATATCAAATATACACCTTCATCTACTTCTGTAGTTTACCTAACTTTAAACAATGGAACCAACGTTGAAAAAAAATTAATCCAAGCCAAATCAAACATTGCTGATCGCGTAGAGTTATTTACAATGTTACCATCTGACTCGGGAATGAAAATGGTTCCGATTTCCGAAATTACAATTCCGAAAAATGGTATCACCCATCTCACTCCAAGAGGATTTCATATTATGCTCTTTGGAATCAAATCACCGCTAAAATTAAAAGAATCCATTCCTTTTCGTTTTGTTTTTTCCGATGGATCCGAAGTACAAACCAATGTATCTGTAGAAACTTCCTTACCGAACAAAGAACAGAACAATAAAAGTAATTCCTCTTCATTCAAAAAAGAGGAAACGGGACTTACAAACAGTGTTTCGCAAAATGCTGATGAAACCGACATGACAAATTATGATCCGAATGAACAACCTAACGAAGACCATTCGGAACATGACCATTCTAATCACGAAGGACACGAACACCACAACCGTGCAGATATGTTAGCACCGGCGGGAATCATGAATCCACATATCCATGAAAAAGGAAAATGGATGATTGATTATCGATATATGGGAATGAAAATGTGGGGATTACAATCCGGAACCAGCGGGCTCAGTGATCTTGGAACATTATATTTGCCATTTACAGATCCAACTGTAGCCATGCCAACAGGAAGTTTGATAACTAGCTCTCCCATAGGAACCACCATTCCCGTTTTATCACCTAACAAATATAATTACATGTCAGTTCCCACTGATATGGTTATGGAAATGAATATGGTGAGTGCAATGACTTCCATTTCAGACAAATGGATGATTATGTTTATGGTTCCTGCAGTTAAAAACAAAATGACTATGTTATCTAGCAATTTTGATCGTGCCCCCATGAGTTCTGCAGGGATTGGTGATGTAAGTTTTAGTACTGCTTATCGATTGTTAAAAACAGAACATCAAAACTTTTTTACAGGAATGGGGATTTCTCTTCCAACTGGTTCTATAGATGAAAGAGACAATATGCCAATGATGGGAAAACAAAAAGTTCCCTACAATATGCAACCGGGTGTTGGAACATATAGTTTATTACCTCAACTTTCGTATAACGGAAACTACAAGAGGTTTTCTTGGGGTGCGCAATCACAAGCCAGTTTACGAATTGGAAAAAATGATAATAACTATAGGTTCGGAAATCGATATGAAATTTCTGGATGGTTATCATTCCTTGTACATGAAACAACATCCTTTTCTCTTCGTGTAGCAAAACAAAGGTGGTTAAACCTCCAAGGTATGGATGCGACTCTTGATCCAAAGATGGATCCACAAAATGATCCTTATCGCCAAGGCGGAATGCGGAGTGACCTACTCATTGGTATAAACTTCCTTGTCACAAGTGGAATTTTTCAAGGAGCTCGTTTTGGTTTTGAGTATGGAAAACCATTTCATCAAAACTTAAATGGCCCCCAATTGGCAACGAGAGAACTCATCAATGTATTTGCTTCGTTTACTTTTTAA